The Marinobacter sp. MDS2 genome includes a region encoding these proteins:
- the ntrC gene encoding nitrogen regulation protein NR(I), with the protein MNQPENVWIIDDDKSIRWVLERALSQAGLHVQAFDSGEGIIARLERERPDAIVSDIRMPGVDGITLLSRIVALHPDVPVIIMTAHSDLDSAVTSYQTGAFEYLPKPFDVDEAVALVKRAIAHSHEQRAAAEPQIEEVQKSTEIIGEAPAMQEVFRAIGRLSNSNITVLINGESGTGKELVAQALHNHSPRARNPFIALNMAAIPKDLIESELFGHEKGAFTGAGGTRQGRFEQANGGTLFLDEIGDMPADTQTRLLRVLADGEFYRVGGTTPIKVDVRIIAATHQDLEKLVNAGSFREDLFHRLNVIRIHLPKLAERRADIPRLVQHFLEQAAKELAVEPKILRKDAEEYLSTLPWPGNVRQLENTCRWLTVMASGREIHVADLPPELLDQAESDNDATGQTWQEGLKNWAEQELKRGKKSVLDKAVPEFEKIMIETALKHTGGRRRDASILLGWGRNTLTRKINELGLDHPETTEE; encoded by the coding sequence ATGAATCAGCCAGAAAACGTCTGGATCATCGATGACGACAAGAGCATCCGCTGGGTGCTTGAACGGGCGCTAAGCCAAGCGGGCTTGCACGTGCAAGCGTTTGACAGCGGCGAAGGCATCATTGCCCGCCTGGAGCGTGAGCGGCCCGATGCCATTGTCAGCGATATACGTATGCCCGGCGTCGATGGCATCACCTTGCTTTCCCGGATTGTTGCGCTGCACCCAGACGTTCCCGTCATCATTATGACAGCCCACTCTGACCTGGACAGCGCCGTCACCAGCTACCAGACCGGTGCATTCGAATATCTGCCCAAGCCTTTCGATGTGGACGAAGCGGTTGCCTTGGTAAAGCGCGCCATTGCGCACAGCCATGAGCAAAGAGCCGCGGCCGAACCCCAGATCGAAGAAGTGCAGAAGAGCACCGAGATCATCGGCGAAGCGCCGGCCATGCAGGAAGTCTTTCGGGCCATAGGCCGCCTTTCGAACTCGAACATTACGGTGCTCATCAACGGTGAAAGTGGTACCGGCAAAGAGCTGGTCGCCCAGGCGCTACACAACCACAGCCCCCGCGCCCGCAATCCCTTCATTGCCCTGAACATGGCCGCCATCCCCAAAGACCTGATTGAGTCGGAACTGTTTGGTCATGAAAAGGGCGCGTTCACCGGCGCCGGAGGCACGCGCCAGGGGCGCTTCGAGCAAGCCAATGGCGGCACATTATTTCTGGATGAAATCGGCGACATGCCCGCCGATACCCAAACCCGGTTGCTGCGCGTTCTTGCCGATGGTGAGTTCTACCGGGTTGGCGGTACCACACCGATCAAAGTGGATGTCCGCATCATTGCCGCAACACACCAGGATCTTGAGAAACTGGTGAATGCCGGCAGCTTCCGGGAAGATTTGTTTCACCGCCTCAATGTGATTCGGATTCATTTGCCGAAACTCGCCGAGCGGCGCGCAGACATTCCCCGACTGGTGCAGCATTTTCTCGAACAGGCTGCCAAAGAACTCGCCGTGGAGCCCAAAATCCTGCGTAAAGACGCCGAGGAATACTTATCAACACTGCCCTGGCCCGGTAACGTTCGTCAGCTGGAAAACACTTGCCGCTGGCTAACCGTCATGGCCAGCGGGCGCGAAATCCATGTTGCCGACCTGCCGCCAGAACTCCTGGACCAAGCCGAGTCAGACAACGACGCCACCGGCCAGACCTGGCAAGAGGGCCTGAAAAACTGGGCGGAACAAGAACTGAAGCGAGGCAAGAAAAGCGTACTGGACAAAGCTGTACCGGAGTTCGAAAAGATCATGATTGAAACCGCGCTGAAGCACACCGGCGGGCGACGTCGTGACGCCTCCATTCTGCTTGGCTGGGGCCGAAACACGTTAACCCGAAAAATCAATGAACTGGGTTTGGATCACCCGGAAACAACGGAAGAATAG
- the ssb gene encoding single-stranded DNA-binding protein yields the protein MARGINKVILIGNLGQDPDTRYTPNGNAVVNLNLATDESYKDRQTGQMVPRTEWHRIVIFGKVAEVAGQYLRKGSKVYIEGRLQTRKWQGQDGQDRYTTEIVVDINGQMQMLDSRGSEGGMNQGAPQGRPQQQPQAPQQQYNAPQQPQQQGGYNNPAPQQQAGGMPEPIDDFDDDIPF from the coding sequence ATGGCACGAGGCATAAACAAGGTAATTCTGATCGGCAACCTGGGCCAGGACCCGGATACCCGATACACCCCGAACGGCAATGCAGTGGTTAACCTGAACCTGGCGACCGACGAAAGTTACAAGGATCGCCAGACTGGCCAGATGGTGCCGAGAACTGAGTGGCACCGGATTGTCATTTTCGGCAAGGTGGCGGAAGTTGCCGGGCAATACCTGCGTAAAGGGTCAAAGGTTTACATCGAAGGGCGTCTGCAAACTCGCAAGTGGCAAGGCCAGGATGGTCAGGACCGGTACACCACAGAGATCGTTGTGGATATCAACGGCCAGATGCAGATGCTGGATAGCCGCGGAAGCGAAGGCGGCATGAACCAAGGCGCTCCGCAAGGTCGTCCCCAGCAGCAGCCGCAAGCACCTCAGCAGCAGTATAATGCACCGCAACAACCTCAGCAGCAGGGCGGCTATAACAACCCTGCGCCGCAGCAACAAGCGGGCGGGATGCCGGAGCCCATTGACGACTTTGATGATGACATCCCGTTCTAA